The Tursiops truncatus isolate mTurTru1 chromosome X, mTurTru1.mat.Y, whole genome shotgun sequence DNA segment CTCAAGGAAATGGGGCTTTTCTGCCCTTTCAAGCTTCCGTTCTTATCTCCTCATTTCAGACCtagaactagaaaataaattcaaCCTGGCAAAATTTAAGTGCAACACCTTTCTCCTCTAATAACACCAAAAACTTCTCATTTACGCTGCATCAAAATTATCACAAGTTCAGAGTCAGTGGAATCCAGATTTGTGAGGTTTTGCCATGTTTCTTCTCTGAGCTCCTTGGGAGGCGCCCATGCCACGTGTCATGCAACGCTGTGCTTTTCGGTTTACGAAATCAGAAAACACAGCCTAAGGGAGCAGGGCCAAAGAAAGGTATTAGGAAGATAATGTTAAAacctataataaaattaaaacgaTGAATATAGCTAGGGGAACTGTCCATCCAGGGAATAAGCATAttagtgtaaatggattaagagTCAGAAATTAATGAGGTCTATTAATTGAGTTGATTCCTGTAATCTGGTAAAATGCAAATAACATCTTCTTGTAATCGGCACGTGGACTGCCTGAATGAATACCACTAGAACCACTAGAAAGCAGGTTTGgcttagaaagaaaacaatacttAAAATCCTTTAGCAAGGCCACAACGAGGGTAGCTGAACCACCACTTGACTTTGGAGCCATGGATTCCTGGAATTAATAAGAGTAATAACAATAGTGAGCACTTATAGGAGTACCTACGTGCCAAGTATTGTTCTAAgttgactcatttaatcttcatagttGTGCAGTACATGCcattatcatcatccccattttatagatgaagagatCGTGACATGGGtaggttaagtgatttgtccaggGTCACATACCTAGTAAGTATTGAaaccagaatttattttattttttattgaagtatagttgatttacaatgttgtgttaatttctgctgtatagcaaagtgactcagttatacatatatatacattcttttaaaaaaatattcttttccattatggtttatcgaaTACAGTTatctgtgctatacactaggaccttgttgtttatccatcctatatataaaatcttacaTCCGGAGTGTGACCGGGATGGCGCATTTTCTTGCACTGAGTAATTCAGTGTCGCTGGCAGCTGAGCAGGGTGGAGAGTTCTATGGTGAAGTGAGGGGAGGGATTCATGTAGGAGTCCGGGGGAGCCTTGCTCTGAACTCTAAGGTGGGAAGTTGATGCTGGGGACTGCTACTCCCAGACTCGTAGCATGAAAGTTGTGATATCATCCTCGAACCATcagctttgaaatttaaaaagagtggaGAAGACTCAAGAAACAGCCCAAAGAATTCTTCTAGAATCTTACAAGTACTTACCTCAGTTACCAGGTAAATAAGTGAGAAGCAAACTTTCACAGACAATTAATCATTGGCTAAAGGTTCCCAAAGACAAGCTGGAGAGTATCATTGAAGTGACAGAAATGTTGCATAATGCCAGTTTACTCATTGATGATGTCGAAGACAGCTCAGAACTCCGACGTGGCTTTCCCGTGGCACACAGCATCTATGGAATTCCATCTGTCATCAATTCTGCCAACTATATACATTTTCTTGACCTAGAGAAAGTCTTAACCCTTGATCACCCAGATGCAGTAAAGCTTTTTACTCGCCAGCTTTTAGAACTCCATCAGGGACAAGGCCTAGATACCTACTGGAGGGATAATTACACATGTCCCACTGAAGAAGAATATAAAGCAATGGTCCTGCAAAAGACAGGAGGACTATTTGGATTAGCAGTAGGTCTCATGCAGTTGTTCTCTGATTATAAAGAAGATTTAAAGCCACTGCTGAATACACCTGGGCTGTTTTTCCAAATTAGGGATGATTATGCTAATCTACACTCCAAAGAATATAgtgaaaacaaaagcttttgtgAAGATCTAACAGAGGGAAAGTTCTCCTTCCCTACTGTTCATGCTATCTGGTGGAGGCCTGAAACCACCCAGGTGCAGAATCTCTTGCACCAGAGAACCGAAAACgtagatattaaaaaatactgtgtaCATTATCTTAAGAAAGTAGGTTCTTTTGAATACACTTGGAATACTCTTAAAAAGCTTGAATCTAAAGCCTATAAACAAATTGATGCATGTGGTGGGAACCCTGAGCTAGTAGCGCTAACAAAACACTTAAGTAAAATGTTCGAAGAAGAGAATGAATAATATTAAGCCATTCTCGATTAGGTCTGATAGCTTAGTtgacttttttttgtcttttagcctATTGCCTTTTGAAAAATTTGGACCAAGCTGTTGGTCTCCAAAAACTGAGTGATAGTGGTGATGTGAGTGAGGTTGTTCAATGTAGAATCCCTGCGTACAGATAATCAGCATAGTACCAAGTTGAAGGAATTGCAAGGAGGCACATATAAATAAGTCTAATTTGGATGTGAGAATGTGCTATGATGGGATGTTGTGGCCAACTCTGCCACGCACATTCTGTTGATTCTGTCCATAAAGAAGACTTCAGCTTCTAGGAACTTTTATCCACATACTTCCTAACTGTATTATGTGGGCATTTTGCAATTCATCTACCCCATTTCCAAGCCATTGACTACTTGGGACCAGTTTCTATAGCTAGCTGGCCCAACGACCACAGGAACTCCTCTTTCTTCCTAAATGTTGTTGCTTAGAATAGCTCATTCTTCTCCCTGGAAACTCCCTTACTAAAGTCTTCCATGAAAAAGCTGACAGTGacaagcaaaaaagcaaaaacaaaaaaaaacttacatcTGCTATCCCctacctcccactccatccctctcccacccccttgcccttggcaaccaccagttttttctctatgtccctgattctgtttctgtttcatagataggttcatttgtgtcatattttagattccacatataagtgatatcatacggtatttgtctttctctttctgacttcacttagtatgataatctgtagttgtattcatgttgctgcaaatggcattatttcgttctttataatggctgagtagtatttcattgaatatatgtaccacatcttctttatccgttcatcggtcgatggacatttaggcggtttccatgtcttggctattgtaaatagtgctgctatgaacataggggtgcgtgtatctttttgaattagagttttgtctgggtatattcccaggagtgagattgctggatcatatggcaacactatttttagttttttgaggaacctccatactgttttccatagcagcttcaccaacttacattcccaccaacagtgtaggagggtaaagtgaataatttttaaaactaatgcAAGAGCATTTATTATCCAGTTGGCCCCATGGAGAATCAGCAGGTTGGAGATTTGAGGACCAGCTCTGCCTCAGGAGAGCTGGGTTTATTTGGACATGTTGTTTACCTTCTCTGaccttgtttcccttttttttttttaaataaatttatttatttttggttgcgttgtgtcttcgttgctgcctgcgggctttctctagttgcagagagcaggggctactctttgttgcggtgcacgagcttctcattgcagtggcttctcttgttgcggagcacaggctctaggtgtgcgggcttcagtagttgtgactcaagggctctggagcacaggctcagtagttgtggtgcacgggcttagctgctccgcggcatgtgggatcttcctggaccagagcttgaacccgtgtcccctgcattggcaggcggattcttaaccactgcaccaccagggaagtccctgaccttgtttccttatcagtaaaatggggataatttttACCCTGCAGAACTACTGGAAGGATTTATTGGAATAACCTGTGTAAAGTCCCTGACATTATATCTGGTGAGAAGCCAGAGGCTCATTCCAATAATACTGTCAgtactcaaattattttatttatttattattattattattttttgcggtacacaggtctctcactgttgtggcctctcccgttgcggagcacaggctccggacgcacaggctcagcagccatggctcacgggcctagctgctccgtggcatgtgggatcttcccggaccggggcacgaacccgtgtcccctgcctcggcaggcggactctcaaccactgctccaccatggaagccctcaaattatttttttgaaactCATATTCTTAAAGTGCCTTCAGATTTAGTTTGAGttacaagggaaagaaaagtttCATTATCCTACAGTCATATTTcatttttgacattaaaaaatattgttcagGTTGGTCTTTTGACCTACTTATCAAACATTTGGTGGCTTTTGACTATTGCCAAAAATGAAATCACCATTAAACGACAGAAATGTATTGCCATTCAGGATATTTCAAAAATTACATATCATGATTTGGAGGCAAACCTAACAAAATAAGAGTTTCAAAAATGTTTGAGCAATGATTTCATCAATCTTGGCATTAATAAAAAGCTTCATAAAAAGACTAGCTGGAAGGTGCTAGATCCTCTTAGAAGTGTACATTCTAGTGGGCTTGTTTCAaaaaacacacatataattttatagtCTTATCTCATTTAAAGCATAAACTCTTAGCTTTTATCAGAAGTATTGGGTTTTCTATTGTAAAAATAATGTCATTCCCCTGATACCACATTTGGTAAGAAACCAATTTCAATTTCCGAGCATAAAGAAGAGTTCATAAAAGTGCAgttgtttccttttattcctttgatGCAGAAGAGAAGTCAAACCCTGAGATAGGTTACCAAGAATGTTCCAGAAGGGCCTAGAATCAAAATATGTGATCCaaggaaattataaaggaaattatGTGGCATAACATATCAGCTATTGTATGGCCATCAGCAGGAGGACGAGACTACCAAGAGGAAGAGCCAAAATACCAAGCaagaaaaggttttttaaaatcttactgtgtttgatttttaaaacagctttattgagataaatcatataatatacaattcacccatttaaagtgtacaagtccATGGTTTTGAGTATATTCACTGTGTGCAACCATTActaaaatctaattttagaatattttcattacccaTAAAAGAAACCCTTTAGCAGTCATCCTCCCCCATTCCTCCCAAAACCCCCTCTCCCCcggccctaggcaaccactacctactttctgtctctatagatttgcctattctggacatttcatacaagtgtaatcatacaatatgtgatcctttgtgactggcttttttcactcagtagcatgttttcaaggcctatccatgttatagcatgtatcagtacttcttCCTTCACATGGTTGAATAATCATCAGTtcatagacatttgggttgtttctgctttttttttttttggctactatgtgtaatgctgctatgaacatacatgtacaagtttttgtgtggatgtatgttttcattttcttgggtatatagctaggagtggaattgctgggtcatagggtaactctGTGTCTAACATTTTGAAGAATcgccaaactattttccatagcagctgcaccattttacattctcaccagcaatgtatgagggttctgatttctccatatctgtttgattttgttttcaatcAGACATTCAAGACTGCTGACAGCCGATTCAGCCTATTAAGATGGAAAGAATTAGAAAGAGATATAACAAACATATGAAGTGTTTCAGGGCTGCTGACAGTGTCATAAGCCTGTTGGATGGAGAATCAGGAAAACattcaatgtaaaataaaatattttaaacattatcaTCATCAACCAAGATTGCTTGTCACCACCTGTTCTTTTGCGCTTATTGAAAAAGCAAGACCAACTGTGTCTTGGAGACACaacatacatattcatatttaGAGACTTAAGGACAAAAACTGAAAAGGGAGAGAacttaatggaaataaataattgatgatAATTATAattgaggaagaaaatgaagaacaatttATGATATTATTTCAATGTGATATATTATCAAGCTAAATGTCCAATTTCACCTCTGCCATTCCCTCCCTGAAAACTGCATTCcagcccgaacctcagctcccactGGCCCACCCTCTGATGACTCTGCCGTCCCATTTAGCCCGGATTCTTTGGCGGCTTCTCCACCTTTGCCTCTGAACACATAGCCTGTACTCATGTTACTCATTTGGCAACTTTTGACATATGGCATCTATTGTAGTTACTTAACTTTTGATGCCCGTCTGCTTTGCCTCCTTTCCTCACTTCCTGAACTCAGTCAGGGTATTCAACTTGTATTAAATTTCCTAATTCACCGAACACAGCTTGCCATTATGATGTGAGAATTTCATAACGGCATTCAATTTATCTTTGTTGAGTGATTTCATTCTGGAGCATGACATATAAATTTCACTGATGTCACAAGATGACAAGGCACAAATTTTTCTTGTCAATTTCTGGACCCTGAAAACGAGCCCCCCCCcaattgtctattttttaaaacaatataccAATTTCAGAATAACAGTGCACACTAGCAGCCCCAGATAAATATTGATCATAAACTGACACCTAATCGAATGTCTGACTCATCCTGTGTGTGACCCATTTCTCGtctgagtacacacacacacactccatgcACACAACCTCAACAAAACTTCACCTGTCAACATCTGCCTCTGAGCACACAAAACTTGAGCAGCAACAAAAAATAGGAGTTGCCACTTTCACAAAAGCCTGAACGTCTATTCCCAAGACTAGGAAGATAATGTTCATCTTCCTGAAAACCTTGAGAGATTTTATTTGCAACATTTTATGCTGCAGAgcttatgaaataaaataataatgcaaCACAGTATACTTTGGTTTTAAATAGCCCCTTTCATCCAAGAAGCTTAAAGAAACTTACAAACATTACTCATTCACcttcataaatttttttattgaattaacaaGATAGTCTACGGAGCAAAagttaaaagcaataaaaacaaccATATTTTATGTAAGGACTGTTCCAAACATATCcagtttccattttcttgacTTACATGAAATTATTCAGACTCTCATTAGTTTCAACCTCCAGGAGATAAAGCAACAATGAACTGCTGAAgtgtataaataaaaaagaataattcagaGCTCCAGTCGCATTTGTCTTCCCCCTGTCTAACTTAGAGCTTTAATTCTGAAGAAGGAAAAACCCGTGATACATTTCTTTCCTTGCCAATCCTATGTGTATTTCATGTTTTACAACAACTCCACTGTCTGTAATGGGGTTTGAGCTCTTGGGGGAAACTCTGTTGATGCAAATAGACATATTCTTAGGATGCTACATAATGCTTTCATGGCCTAGCCATTTGTTTTTTGATCTTGATATTGCAAAGCCAAAATTTGCTTAGGTCACATGTTTTCAAGTGGGGGGCTGGGGCTTGTGGGGAGTGCGGGAAATCTCACCCACTGTGGAGGAGGGCGGGGATCGTAATTAAACCTACCTGAGGATGCTGATTTGTACAGTATAGTAATTGTATTGGAAGTCTGTCTTCTCAGCTACTTCAGTCTATAGGCGTCTTAAGATCTGGTATTGTGGCTCCAGTATTCTTCATGGGTGTTTTCTTCAAGTGGGTACTAGCCATTCTaatgaattatttcttaaattaacaTAAAAGCAAGACAATGCTcaaaagtaatattaaaataacagCATTGTCTTAGAACTGCTTGCAACAGCAATGAGAAAATGGATTTTCCCTAGGAAAGTGGAAGCCTCCACAAATGTCACCCTACCCTCTACCCCAGATTTTTCCAAACCATATTTTTGTTTGTGGTCTGTTTGTTGGGAAAATTCCTCACCTGTCTGGATGTTGAACTAGATGCTAAATCCAGGCCTGAAACTCTGCAGGTTTTATAATCACACATTCACGAGACTCTAGGCTCTTATATATGCCAAGGCAAATGTTTAGATGACGATAAAGTAAGATATTGCCTgtagctttatttttctaaatgaattaaatgaattatttttaaaggaatagtCAACAATGCTCAAGTGTTCTAGCTGATGTGTGACTTTGGCCCTATTTATGCTAtgccaaaataattattttagtgggaaacaagacaaaaaagtcCCATTTATTATTTGACATGGTgtaaatcaaaaagaataaagatttgtcagttttaaaatattttattacagaacattaaaaacataCGAAGAGACAGACTAATCAACACTTGTATACCCtttactacaaaaaaacaaacattaacaTTGGCCTTGCTGACTTTAttctcataaaataaaacaaaataaaaaagaataagattcTGCTTTAGCTAAGGCTTTATCctgttcccttcctctcctttccattCCTGAAGAAAATCAGTATGTTAAAGTGGGTGTGCAGTGTTCTTGTACATATATAAATCCACTGAAAAATGACTAACTTCAGCTAGTTATTTATTGATCCCTAAATTGGTCAAAGTGAAACTTATTTCCACCTTTTCCTACAATTGCAGCGTTGCAATAAACACATATACACTTTTACTTGGGCACATGTGGGAGAGTTGCTCCAGGGTGGATATTGACATGTGGAATCTTGGGTTGCTGGGTAGACACATAATCAACTTTGTTAGGTATGGTCAACCTGCTCTCCAGATCACTCATCTGAAGAATCTTATAGGCTCCAGATCCTCACCATTGCTTAGTGTTTTCAGACTTTCAGACATGttaaatttttgccaatctgcTATATGTGAAAAGGTATTTAATTCACATTTTCCTGATTATAAGAGCAGTTGGTCTTTTaacatatttcatatttcatatgtttttttGCCCACTtgggtttcttcctctgtgaattgcattttcaaacttttgggccattgtgggtttttttgaagtatagttgatttacaatgttgtgttagtttcaagtgtatagcaaagtgattcagttttttatatatatatatattatatatgtacatatattctttttcagattcttttcccatataggttattacaaaatattgagtagagttctctgtggtatacagtaggtccttgttgtttacctattttatattatagtagtgtgtgtatgttaatcctaacctcctaatttatccctccccccccgcccctttcccctttggtaaccataagtttgttttctatgtctgtgagtctatttctgttttgtaaataagttcatttgtatcatttttttagattccacatataagtgatatcatacgatatttgtctttctttgtttggCTATTGTTTTAATGGGTTGTCATTTTTTATTGATACGGAGGTGCTCTTTATATGTTAAGATTACCAGTCCTTTGTTAGTTATATGGATTACAAGAGTCTTCTCCCagtctctttttccctctccttttaaaacttcttttaatgGAGAagttcaaatatatacaaaattggagaaaatagTGTGCCCCCATGTACCCACCACCTAGCTTTAACAATTGTCAACTCCTGGCCAATCTTATTTGATTTACACCCAACCTGCTCCCCAGCC contains these protein-coding regions:
- the LOC101321880 gene encoding geranylgeranyl pyrophosphate synthase, whose amino-acid sequence is MLHNASLLIDDVEDSSELRRGFPVAHSIYGIPSVINSANYIHFLDLEKVLTLDHPDAVKLFTRQLLELHQGQGLDTYWRDNYTCPTEEEYKAMVLQKTGGLFGLAVGLMQLFSDYKEDLKPLLNTPGLFFQIRDDYANLHSKEYSENKSFCEDLTEGKFSFPTVHAIWWRPETTQVQNLLHQRTENVDIKKYCVHYLKKVGSFEYTWNTLKKLESKAYKQIDACGGNPELVALTKHLSKMFEEENE